GTGATTTCCTTCGCCGGCGGCCTGCCGGCGCCGGAACTCTTCCCCGTCGAAGCCATGAAAAAAATCGCCGTCCGCGTGCTGGACGAGCATGGAAAGAGGGCGCTCCAGTACTCCTCCACCGAGGGGCACCTCCCCCTCCGGGAAAAAATCGCCGCGAGGACCAACAGAAATCTGAAAACGTCCCTCAAGGCTGAAAACATCGTGGTCACCACGGGATCCCAGCAGTCCCTGGACATCCTCGCCAAGATGTATATCGATGACGGCGACTGCATCCTCTGCGAAAGCCCCACGTACCTCGGGGCGCTTTCGGCCTTCAACGCCTGCCAGCCGTCCTACCGGGAAGTGGACACCGACGGCGAGGGAATGGTGATCGCCGACCTGGAGAAGGCCCTGGCGGAAGAGAAGAGGGCAAAACTCATCTACGTGATCCCCGATTTCCAGAACCCCTCCGGGAAAACCTGGTCCCTCGAACGGCGGAAGGCCTTCATGGAGACCGTTTCAAAGCACGACATCCTCGTGGTGGAGGACAACCCCTACGGCGAACTCCGGTTCGAGGGAACCACGCCCCCCTCCCTGAAGTCCATGGACACAAAGGGCCAGGTGGTGGTCCTCGGCACCTTCTCCAAAATCTTCTGCCCCGGTCTCCGGGTGGCCTGGGTCTGCGGAGAGCCCGCCTTCCTCGAGAGCTTCTGCAACCTGAAGCAGGCGGCGGACCTCCACACCTCCACCCTCAGCCAGTACGAGATCGACGCCTTCCTTTCGGAGCACGACATCGAGGACCATGTCCGCACCCTCGTCTCCGTCTACCGGGAGCGGCGGGACATCATGATCCGCACCATGGACGAGGCCTTCCCCTCCGAAGTGACGTTCACCAGGCCCGAGGGCGGCCTCTTCACCTGGGCTGAGATGCCCGAAAAAGTCAGCGGCAGGGATCTCTTCATGAAGGCCCTGGAGAAGAAGGTGGCCTTCGTCCCCGGCGGGGCCTTCTACCCCAACGGCGGCCATGAGAACACCATGCGCCTCAACTACTCCAACATGCCCCCCGAGAAGATCGTGGAGGGCATCCGGCGCCTCGGGGAAGCTCTCCGGGAAGCTCTGTAGAAAAAGACCTGTCCAGGAAGCCCTCTTCGGAGGGCTTCTTTTTCTCTCCGGAAGCCCCTTTTCGCTTTCACCCTTCAGGTTGTACAAAATTCAATGTTATAATGTGACCGGAAAGAAAATAACTCTCCGAAGCAGGAGGTCCAATATCATGGCAGGAAAACTTATCGAGTGC
The window above is part of the Aminivibrio pyruvatiphilus genome. Proteins encoded here:
- a CDS encoding PLP-dependent aminotransferase family protein; the encoded protein is MNPKFARRMIRFQESDLTPILRLAANPEVISFAGGLPAPELFPVEAMKKIAVRVLDEHGKRALQYSSTEGHLPLREKIAARTNRNLKTSLKAENIVVTTGSQQSLDILAKMYIDDGDCILCESPTYLGALSAFNACQPSYREVDTDGEGMVIADLEKALAEEKRAKLIYVIPDFQNPSGKTWSLERRKAFMETVSKHDILVVEDNPYGELRFEGTTPPSLKSMDTKGQVVVLGTFSKIFCPGLRVAWVCGEPAFLESFCNLKQAADLHTSTLSQYEIDAFLSEHDIEDHVRTLVSVYRERRDIMIRTMDEAFPSEVTFTRPEGGLFTWAEMPEKVSGRDLFMKALEKKVAFVPGGAFYPNGGHENTMRLNYSNMPPEKIVEGIRRLGEALREAL